The genomic stretch gtatttgtttaaGAAAGATCATGTTTTTGGCATTAGATTTATAAATTGGCAAGCTACTGCTACGCAAATCAACTTCCAAAATGAGATATGCAGGGCGAATTTAAGAGGTTGATGGCGAAATTTTGATCCGGTAATATTATTGCAAAATGTAgtaaaaagaaattgaaaaaaaaacgtAGGAGTAGCATTTTTTGTGAACGAAAAATTTAAAAGTCGACAGCATATGTTTGTTTAGTTACATGATAATGCATTAGTGTAATATTAATGATCTGAATCCGCAAAGTAAAAGAAGGGTGAACAATTTGAAAGATCAAAGATGTAATATAGCAAGTGTGATAAGGTGGTTTGGAATGTACATAAactcaagatttccttcaaaaCTGAGACAAAACAAGTACTCGTACAGTCATACTAATACTCTACCCTCCCTTCATGCATCCAAAAACCCAACATTTTACGCAGCATATCGACTGCAGACTTGTAAACTCCCCACCCTTTTAAGAAGATACACACTCCATCAATCTCAGTTGCATTCATCACTGCTCTGTAAACAATCTCGATGAATTGATTGTCCTATACAGAAATCCACAAAACTGATCTAAATAGCAAGTCTCACAAACATGACAGAGTGATAGGGAGGGACGATTTATTAAAAATGCTTGCGGCAGGACGAAAACATCAAGCTTGAAAATGGTTGTTACTGTTAGTGTTtaccacaattttttttttaccaaatgAGAAATGACATAGCAGAAGATGCCATGTAAACAAAATGATAACAAGAGTTGGACATCCAGGAGACTAAAGCAAATCATACCCATTGGAACGAAGTGAGAAGAGAAAAATCGGATGGACCACATACCTGAATAAGCGATTGAAGTGCTTTCCTGACCTTTTCTCTGCTGAATTGCATGTATGTAGTAGCATAAGTTGGGGTGAGTGACTGTGGGGATGTTGGTGGTGGGAACAGTGGAAGTAAAAGTGTTCCATAAGCCGTTTCAGATTTCCCGGAGAAATGAGAGGAGATGTTGGTGGAGGGGGAGCAAATGAAGTTATGGGTGGCATAACATGAGAACAAGAAGGACGTGGGCTTAAAAATGAAGATGGCTTCACCAGATCAGTCCTGCATGCCTTAGAAACCTCAGGTTCAGAGTTTTCAAGAACAGGAAATTTTACGGTAGGAGATGTCACAGGAGCTGGAGCTGGTTAGTGAAGTGGGAGGATCAGAAATAAGAGCTGTTTGAGGACTGGGACAGCTGCACATAAATTCTACATGAGGAAAAGTTCCAAATTCAAGGGCAGAATCTATTCGCTGTTTTCATCATTAATAACATGACTACAATTGTATCCATTGTGCTCAGAAAATGGGAGTAACATAAATATAATTTCTACTACTATACGGATTGGAAAGAACCTAAGAATAGTTCTAACATAGTTAAGAATCTGCCTTCTTACTCGACAGGTTAACTATTACTGATAAATTTTGCACCTGCTATCACACGATAAGTTGCTAAAGTCAAATAATAAGAGTTAACGGTGGAAAATCATACACTGGGGGACTTTTACACAAGATTGATCATCCTTTTTCAACTTTAGCGATAGCCGTAGATGATGCTCTAGGGTGTCATCCTTTTCAACTTTGCTGAAAAATGGTAATAGGAAGGGAGCTACTCAAAACAGTTTCTCACGCAAAAAAGGCAAATCAACACTGAATCAAACATTTCTGTCTTCACAGAAATCTGGAAAGATAGAAAGCAGAGCAAGCAAAGAAGTCTGATGGAGGTCCAGTCCATATGACTAGATCAATATTTCAAGAAGACTCTATCTTTTGCAGTAGCCATACATCAATAACAGAAGTGGGATTGAACATCAATGATTAGGTTGTGGTAGGAATAATGCCAAAGTATCTAACATACTCATCTAGAACCATAAAAATCGGAGACAGGCATGTGGAACTTCTAAGTGTATCCAAAAGAAATATCCTAACATAAAAAGAAACAACCCTTCCGACCAACCTGGGTTTGGGGTGCTAAAGTTTCAGAACCATGACAAACTAAAACAGTCACCTATGCTCTCAACACACACGATTAAAACTCACCCTAGTTTTATATATCAAAATTCAACTACATAATACGTAAAGAACTAAATAGACCAAGCCTGTAACCTGAACCAAAAGATCATTCTACATCAATACATAGTTGTACTGAGAGTTCTAAGCTGAATTAATGATGCATCAGGTCCATTGATATGCACAGTGCTCTTTCATGTACTAGAATTGAGTACAACAAACTAATACTACATCTTAGTTATTTTGGTactattttgattaaaaattgaAGGGACTAAACACTTACATTTCTCTTGATGACACTTTCAACTTTGTCGGCTCCTCGTAATATTCATTAAGTATCCTACAGCAAAATGTAACCTCCTTAGTAAAGTAGTAAACACCTGCTCATATAGAGGATCTTAAACTATGACACAGAAGGGAAAGAAACAGGTCAAAATGCAACAAAGAAAGAGTATcacaacatagataaaaaaaaaccaaCCTGCCAAACAGATTTGAAATCTCCTCACACTCCTTCGTATCATAGAACCATATTCCATTTACCTCTTTACAGTGGTTTCTGTATAACACGTATGGACCATGCACTTCATACTCAAAATTTCCCCAGAGACTCTCCACCAGATTTTCTGCTTTCAGCAACATTCCAGCCATTCAGTATATACTGATAGCCATCAAAGTAGGATGTTTTTACCTTTTTACAGGGCAATTATAATCACATGTATATACATAATCTGCTTATCTGAACTATAACTAATTTGGATAAAAGGTTGATCTCGGTGAGGCCAGGAAATCTCAACACTCAGGAAGATAAACAGACCTAACAACATCAATAGGGGTAGTTTGTGTTCTACGGTGGTCTTACATTGCAAGCAGCTAGCCCAAATTTGACTTGCTTACTAACTACATGTGCAACCAGTCATTTTTAAActgaaaatatgaaattgatataCACTCTTTTAATTCCATGTTTTGCTATACTATATTctcaaaaatcaaaacccgGAATTATTAATCAACAATGTACTACAAAAAGTTGAGTGCCTAACCTGTGCTTTTACGATTCATTACTAGAAACTGGAAGTGCGGTTCAGTATTCCTGAAAGAGCAAAAATAGacacgatataaataaataGTGATTTGCATTAATTGCATTTGCCCCATCCAATTCCTAGACAAAAATCAAACGGCAGAACTTCCTTGAAGCCGAAGCAACAACTCACCTTTTCACAACGAAAAGTGTGCCTTGAACATTCTTCCGACTCTGTCAACCAAAATTTGTCACAATTGCTATCTCAAACGAAACAAACTAATCGAAACTATGAAAAAGCAAAACACCGAACCAATAAAAAAAGTAGTAACACTTGCATATGCGCTCgtacacacacacataaacactCACTCACATAGAATTGAAGATGCACACACACGCACAAAAACTCTCACATAGACGTGAAAAATCACGCGCACCTACGGAGAGCAGACACATAACGCGCACTAGCAGGAAACAAACACGCAGCAGCCACACAGTGGTGGAGAAACATAGACACACACGAGCATACCCACTCCAAAGTGTCGATGTCAAATTCGTAGATGGCGACATGAGTAGCGCCGGCGATGATCTCCTGAACGCAAGGATCGATCCTCTGCAGCACGGTCAGATTCAGATGTTTGGTGATCTTCTCATCCAGGATCGGTttcaatttctccttcatctTCGACATTTCTCACCTCTCCTTAGATATTTTCATAGTCGTCGAAGAAAGAAATGCCGAGTTTTCCCTCTCCGTTTAGTTAAAACAAAAAGTACTCAATTAAGACGCTTCatgttatatttaatttttttatacagtataattaaattattaattttggaGGGAAATTTCAATTTGACCCAAGTCAACTGACGTCCATTAGTATTTCCAAGCCTATATATGTTTGCATATGTAACTTTTTTAGAAAAGcatatacattaaaattaaaatagaaacacaACATATTTCTTGAAATACTGATATTAAGAAAAACCAAATTACAAGAGTCCTTATCATCACAAATGAAAGCAAACAATATTTAAAAACAGCAGTGATATGAACACAAGGAGTGATTTTGCAAAAGCAAAGAGAAACATGTTGATGTCAGTGCCTGCGAAGAGCGACAGCAGAGAGCACAACCAAGCAGATGAGGATGACAGCAGCTATGAAGGAACCTACGACGGCGCCACTGACGCGCTGGCAGAAGTCGTTGAACTGCTGGCAGATGGCGAACCAGTTGGTGTTGGAGTTCCCGTTGTGGGCCAGGTACACAATGGCCGTGGCCGCTGCTGCTGCAGCCGTTGTGAATGCCATCACCACCTGCATGCATGCACTGTGTTAGTTAACTCATTATCCTTCCGCcctttaaaaatagcaacttttGAAATCATACGAGTATTAATGCACATTTGGTAAAGTGAGTGAGAGAGTAGGTAGTGGAAAGTAGTGTTAGTAAATTGTGAgatccacattattagtagtgtttagtTGTTCAAAAGTTTCctaaattaaaaagtgcataaTTTTAAGAAAAAGACCAAAAcggaaatagttgctatttttgaaggatggaggtagtataaaaaaacataatcatCCATCGATTTGATCTTACGGTATCaaggatgaggaggagaagctTGACTCCAGCTGCGTGGGGGCGAACAATGGTGACAATGGAGAAAGGCATGGATAGGAGCAA from Salvia splendens isolate huo1 unplaced genomic scaffold, SspV2 ctg244, whole genome shotgun sequence encodes the following:
- the LOC121789458 gene encoding mRNA-decapping enzyme-like protein — translated: MSKMKEKLKPILDEKITKHLNLTVLQRIDPCVQEIIAGATHVAIYEFDIDTLEWSRKNVQGTLFVVKRNTEPHFQFLVMNRKSTENLVESLWGNFEYEVHGPYVLYRNHCKEVNGIWFYDTKECEEISNLFGRILNEYYEEPTKLKVSSREIKVEKDDTLEHHLRLSLKLKKDDQSCVQNLSVIVNLSSKKADS